taaaagtttaaaaagtctCTAGAATGTAAACATTGAGATGAAACATGTCTGAAAAGAAATGTTAGAGCTGGAACAATATGTGattaaatatagcgttatattTTTGTACTCCTAAGAAACTGCCCTTTAACACTCAAAAAATATCCTACCTTTGGTGAGCCAGAAGCATCAGGTCTCTTTGGCTGGGAGGCTTCAAGCTTAAATGATTTGGAAGGTGGCTGCAGGGGTTTCTTTGGAGGACGTGGAGGAGGATGCAGGGTGGCGTTCACATACCTCCGCAGGGTGTAGTAGCAATCTTCATTGATCTCTTCCACCACTGTTTTCACAGGAGGAGGTGCAGTACCTTTATCTGGTCTATGTAGCAGCTGGAGAGACATTTTGATCCTATTCACTGGAATTTCCCAGCACTCAGACAGGTTTTTTAGAGGGGTAATGAGAAGGCAAGGTTCAGTGATTTCCTCTTCCAGATGCAGCCCAAGCATGGTAGCTAAAATGTCCTCTCCAATAGAAAGGTCACGTACTGCCACTTTAACATTGAAGGGTAAGAGGAACTTCTGGCAGATCTCAGAGATGTGGTATTGCTTTTTATCATGTATCACTTCCACAAAGCCTCCTTCCATACACATGGGGATTAGCACAGGCTCATGGCCTTTGCCTTCAATTTTCTCACAGGCCAGAGCTTCCACTGTCTTCCGGGTCCCGCCATAGATTACCTCACTGGTTTTACGATGCTGGACTAGGAACTGGTCGCCAACAAACACAGTGGACAACCCTTCATAGTGAGATTCAAAAGCTTTGGTTGCCACAACATGTAACGGTTCTTTGTCACTCTTGGCAATTTCCAAGTCATATGCAGTTGGAAATTCACGTGGCCTTCTTTTGAACTTCCCATTGTAGGTGCAGGGAATCAAGAAATGCTTTTGAGCATCACTCCTTATCTCAGATGCCAGAATTCTCTTGGCTTGGAAGGCCTGGTGAATGATAACCTCCTTGCAAGATTTGAGGAACTTCAAACTTTCTACCATTTGCTCAGGCCCTTCTATTATTTCAGCCACAATAGGAAAGTTGCTACTAGGTCTGTTAAAGATGTCGTTGACTGACAAAGGCTGCACAAAGGAGTTGATGTCATACTTATCTGTAACATCTATCACCTCAACATCAAGGCTGGATGGTATGTGCACAATATCCTTGCGAACTgttgaaacaaataaacatgcagctgtatgattataacaTTAAATGATAAAGATATAAAGGCCATATGAAAAGAGTTTACAGTGGTACTATGGTTATATTTCATGTTGTGTGACTTTTTTTCTTAACtttgtaaataattatgttttacaCAATCCTGGGTCTTCTCCTATccttattttttagattttttaaaaatttttatcaGACATATGTAAAACCACACAGGCTACAGGTTTTATAGAAATAGATGTCCTATGTTGTGAGGTCATTGAGAAGAATCAACAGTAGTTCCAGATGCATGTTAATTGGAAAAGTAAATAGTTTTATACTAAACCAGAATGTTAATGtgaattttgtagttttatttattaagcttttttttttttaatttctttaggAGCTATTTGTGAAATCCAAGCATTAGTTAAAAACTGTTCTCTCAGCAGTTCATCTGCAGGACATTCAGTTTTGTAAACTTATATACCCATATTGGAGTGTTATTGGTTTCCATGATAGACATTTGAACAGTGCAATATATGTCTAAATGATGTATATTGAGATTGTTGTAGCATTCATTATTTACTCATTAATATTAAAAGACAGCCCTCAGGCAGTTCATAAGGGGCTgtgaatttttaattttcttggGTGGGGGTCCTTTTGACTCAAAATATCTTAGACATACAATAAACTGTACAAAAGGCTTTGAATTAATGTTCACATGTAATAATTTTTACTGAATTGGAGCctgtaacaacaacaaatgtaatttgaaggaatacatgaataaatatttcACTTACACTTCATAACTGCTTGTAGTTCATAAACAGGTGTAAGAATCAGTTCTCCTTTGAAATTCTCAGGAAGGTCACAGAATGTAAATTCCTTATTGGCTGAGGTCTTTGCCAAGTTCACAGCTCGCTTTCTGTTTTTGGGCAACTTCCATTCTATTATCTCCTTCAGTGTATAAAACTGGTCATCTTCACATTCATAAAACTCCCCTTGCTGGGACAGTGGTAGTGTAAAGGTGTGCTTTTTATCGCTCCTCATAACTTCAATGTTCACAAACTGCTCAGAGTTTCCCTCCCCCAGAGATGTGAACATGATAGCCTCTCCTTGTTGTATTGTATCATTGCTCAGTATAATGTCCACAGTACTCTTAAAGACAGGCTGACCCAGCTTATTTGGTATATGCAACGACTTTACAATATCACCAATGGAAACGTAAGCCTCATTGTCTGCTACAATCCTGAAAAGACCTGGAAAAGAGTATAATTGCATTTAGATTGTATCAGATAAGAACAAAACAGTGACACGTATTCACTAAAACTGTAACAtgctttaatatataaaataaggttttcttcattgaacaCTTTTCAATTTTTCTCCAAATATAGTACAATCCAGTTTTTGGACTTattggaccagagaattttgttgaagaatgcttcggattcctgttcatatttcttggcttatttaaccctttgagtagtacgaatgtACCGGTATGTCATTGAATTAATAGTCCCCTGGGAGTACAAACGTACTGGAATATTAtgcaaattttgagctttgaacttgaattttgtacttgaattactgagtctacgAAACtgctgataacactgtgtaacaatttttttttttttttttttgggggggttcctgggtagtaagtgttatttcctcattgcttatgcctgaaaagtatagaaaatggctattattccccacaaactttgcttttgtgaccaggacagtgatattttgaaatttacctattttccagaacattccagatagcttcagtgctgagtaaacttggagtaacttctagaactttccagtaatataaatagtagtataaatacaggggccttaagcccaccagttcagtttagttccagctgcctaagtggatacatatctgcatttttctgagatggcatcaagaggctgcaagcatccggcagactcattttgctatgtctgcggccaatttatcaatacaagagcgaaaaagtactcattggaagcatctgctaagatgtgtgaggcctacaaggcatatttcggcatgcctgtcggagatcgagacaaaccctgggcacctcatttcacctgcgagcactgcaaaaaaaactctggaaggtaagatggacaattgttgctcggaattttatgttataaaatttgttaaaattttttaaattgtaaaagtttttaattttaaaatgttttacaattttcaatgttattgaaaaaatatatcatatatgaaaaatgttgcgagaatctcttacacattagtcatgggtgaaatagatgtatttttgtaggatggtacagaggggaaaagagagccatgaagttcactatcccaagattttggcgggaacccactgaccactcaagcaactgctacttctgcatggtggacccttccaaacgtcagactggcaagaatgcacctgctatcatgtatccgcaccttccttcatccatcgccccggtgccacactgccatgagctccctgtacccactcctccggagagagagcagccgtctttagaagagagcagcaagtcagagagcgaggaagacgttgtagatccagatgacaatttcagaggtggagctgaggagagaaacccatactaccccaaccaaaaagacctcaatgacttgattcgAGATCTTGGTCTCATCAAGTCCAAtaccgagcttttgacgtctaggctcaagcagtggaacttgttggatgaaagcgtgcaagtcgcagatcagaggaagcgtcaccaaccagagaggattacaacagcatcaagaccttgctggacgccttgaagtatgatgagtacggctgggaggtcataggagacttcaaaatggtggcattcctgatgggtctccaaggcgggttttaccaagttttcctgctatctttgcctttgggacagcagggacaccaaggcgcactaccacaggtgggactgggcacagcaggctgagttctctgtggggaggaacaacgtcaagtgggagccactggtggacccccggaaggtgctgatgccctcactgcacatcaaattgggccttatgaaacaatttgtcagagctctagataaggagtcggcagccttcaagtaccttcaagacttctttcctaaactgtctgaggcaaaggtcaaagccgatgtcttcgtcagaccacagataaagaagatcctggagtgcaatgaattccccaagaagctcactagtaaggagaaagcagcttggaacagctttgtcgcaatGGTTCggagcttcctgggcaatcacaaggccgaaaactatgtggagctggttgagactctggtgaagaattacggcacaatgggctgtaggatgtccctcaaagtccatatccttgatgctcatcttgataaattcaaggagaacatgggagcatactcggaggagcaaggcgagcgcttccaccaggatatactggactttgaacgccactaccaaggacagcataacgagaacatgatgggagactacatttgggggcttattcatgaaagtgatttacagtataattgtaaatctcgaaaaactactcacttctaaatcttttgtagtcatgtttgtattactttagtataaatacatgttaatttggattcatatgttgcttttttctgactttatgtgaaggaaaagacacaaattcgctcgttttctcattggaaataggtaaatttcaaaatatcactgtcctggtcacaaaagcaaagtttgtggggaataatagccattttctatacttttgaggcataagcaataaggaaataacacttactacccaggaacaaaaattgtgttgcatagtgtaatcTGATATTGTAACTCTAGGTGTCTataacaccttgtagtggtctcttgcgcatctgccagatatttacagaattacacacaacaaacccagtcacaaaatgtcaacaatatCTGGAAAATGGtgagaaatgctctgtgggaaagaagtactagaaattatattgaattccaattctgatttaaattcttctactgaatcaggtgttagtgaaaatatcagtgaagaatatttaccttcaacatcGACTGGCCCAAGCTCAGACAACGTGACAAGGACCACTGACCTACGTTTTCTTGACGTGTTTACCTGGATATGATGTataccctccctctctctctctctctctctctctctctctctctctctctctctctgataaaAGCCTGatgtattaatataaaaatatgttttaaaaaagtaaatgtcaagaaataataaagacaaatgcctgttaaaaaaaattaatctccaaATAAATTAAAccgtcatatatatttttttaaattttatttttcccaTTCACTTTTCATAGCTATATGGGTCTCGTTTTCCACTGTTggtaaaatgtcattttctatgAAGTGGGACATTTTCCAACAGTTTTCCACAATCTAgatttgctttatattttacagGGGAGAAAAATAATGTTAGTAATAGTTTTGTTGTATAATACAATACTTACCTGGGTAGTCTAGAGGTAGCTCAATACAACTGCTGTCTAGACCATCTTTCTGTATCTCTGCTGATAATTTTGAGATGTTTAAGCCTATAATCTTTATCACTTCACCAGTAGGAAGACAACATTCATTCCCAAACATCTCATACACAGAACctaaaaaagaagcaaaaatctTAAATTCTGCAATCCATACCCTTACAGTACAATGATTTCAAggagaataaaaacataagatGTATAATAAAGAGCGCAAAACAATATAAATCCTCTCAGGCATGTAGTGAAAATGAACAGACAAGCAAGTAAACAGAAATAGCTCCAAAATAGAAACAGCATGAGGCAACAAGTTAGATGTACTAAGCCAGTGCTGAAAAATCAATAACATCAAAAAATTTAATTACTGAAGCTTTGTCCAGCCAACAAATGTTGTATAAGAACATTTTTCACTTGTGTTGCAATAACACCAAGGACATCCAGAAcaattaaatatgtaacaaaaagaTGTCTAATCTCCACAATCAAACAAAACCAGTACAATTTTAGTATTGTTTTCCAGATTTAAATTCCTTAAACTCCCATTGCATTGTTTTTGACATAGTTCTTTGTCCAGTCTCTGAATTAATCTCAGTCTGGATGAGCTTCAGCCAGGGGTAGAGCCCCGTATTCATTGAAAGCACAATTCTGAATTCCTAAAAAAattttttgttgaattacaacAAAATATGATTTTAGATTTATAAGCGTttttccaaaagaaaaacaaaacaaaaacaaaacactaatagcAAAAACTGCAGATAATTATgtgttaaaactgttttaattgaaagaaatTTAAGGGTTTCCTAACCActcattttatatttcttaaaatatatcaaGCATTTTAGCTTGTGTCATGTTTCATGTCTCGAAAAAATGTAGATTTTGAttgcattaaaaaacagacaaatccACCCTATGCTCATCATGTTTTGAGCATTGTTCAATACCTGCCTTGTTTACAAGCAGAAGGCTTGTGAAATAAATCAGAACTGTACTTTTGGATAAAGGTCCTTCATGTAAAACCCTTGCACTGCTCAGGAGGGAGGCACCAAAAGGATAAACAAAATATACTGGAAGGGTAATGACTGAAAAACTTAACAAAACATTTGGGAAAAGATGTGTTTTAAACCACTGGACTGCTGAAAGATGCGCAAAATGAAAGATCAGCCAGGGTGACTTTGCATGTTACGGAGTCTTATGTTTTGATGGTTGGAATGCCTTTATGTAATAGTTTCTTTTCTCTAACTTTCTAATTCCCTGGACCATCAACAATCCTTTATTCTGACTCAATAACTTGGGTTGAGCCACGTGGTggttcagagaaaaaaaaaaaaaaaaaaaaactctgtttctCTGTTGCTAATATCTTTTACATGGCGAGTCTAGCATGTCTATCCAAACTTTTTCTTAGCTCACAAAAGATCAAAGACACATAAAGTAAAACAGCTATAACATGAAATAGCATAAATGCTAactgttataaaacaaacatagagAAAGTTTAGGTAATATGTTATAATATTACATATGTATGGAATTATtatgaatatacagtattctgcttttttttgttaatttcaagtgaccaattattatttttacttatttttccaatttggaatgtcaaattatgttttttctcttcaCAGCAGTGAGtctccacacagcacagactttctgagggcgtgtgagcgtctTCAGAtttcacaagcctaaagccagaatcgcttttatgccgagcaatccagagcagaggtggacgggctaccgatcccagagaacagagaccagccctgctttTTACTCAGTCtaaatgtgctcagtgtctggctAGTAGCGTTCGCTGTTGCGTAATGAGGAGAAagaatccctgccggtttcccatcccccacacCAGGAGCGTCAGAGCaaatgtgacgcccccttcggagtccccagcaaagttcagcctctttgcacagcccggcCTCTTTAACTCACCCTGCACTCCTAGCGGTAGCATAACTAGATGAGCGACTCAGGAACTTTTAGCacagcatatttaaaatgtattttcattcattttaaccaTCATTCTCCTGTAAATTGTTTCTTTGGGTGAGAAGATAGAGCTCAGAATAAAGAGAATTATTAAGCCTTCTCCACCAGGAACAGTATAAAAAGACCCTGCCAGCCATGTTCCATCTACCATAATGCTAAATTATCCTCCCAATCTCAATTCATGTGAAGTTAATTG
The Polyodon spathula isolate WHYD16114869_AA chromosome 5, ASM1765450v1, whole genome shotgun sequence DNA segment above includes these coding regions:
- the LOC121315815 gene encoding protein THEMIS-like; amino-acid sequence: MALTLQEYTYSLDPKTLPRIIQIQSGIYFQGSVYEMFGNECCLPTGEVIKIIGLNISKLSAEIQKDGLDSSCIELPLDYPGLFRIVADNEAYVSIGDIVKSLHIPNKLGQPVFKSTVDIILSNDTIQQGEAIMFTSLGEGNSEQFVNIEVMRSDKKHTFTLPLSQQGEFYECEDDQFYTLKEIIEWKLPKNRKRAVNLAKTSANKEFTFCDLPENFKGELILTPVYELQAVMKFRKDIVHIPSSLDVEVIDVTDKYDINSFVQPLSVNDIFNRPSSNFPIVAEIIEGPEQMVESLKFLKSCKEVIIHQAFQAKRILASEIRSDAQKHFLIPCTYNGKFKRRPREFPTAYDLEIAKSDKEPLHVVATKAFESHYEGLSTVFVGDQFLVQHRKTSEVIYGGTRKTVEALACEKIEGKGHEPVLIPMCMEGGFVEVIHDKKQYHISEICQKFLLPFNVKVAVRDLSIGEDILATMLGLHLEEEITEPCLLITPLKNLSECWEIPVNRIKMSLQLLHRPDKGTAPPPVKTVVEEINEDCYYTLRRYVNATLHPPPRPPKKPLQPPSKSFKLEASQPKRPDASGSPKSPHINTQKPFKSIKVVSPELQNAMPECEFENITATESNLQKASSEQLTNEGEDGDDDGHDYEYIDKDEVEDMRSTFQEGYIENKTNC